One genomic segment of Deinococcus arcticus includes these proteins:
- the rpmB gene encoding 50S ribosomal protein L28 has product MSRECYLTGKKNMVVNSVVRRGKARAKGGVGRKITGVTKRVQRANLHKRTIREGGVVKTVWLSASALRTLGRGLVRGTELV; this is encoded by the coding sequence ATGAGCCGTGAATGTTACCTGACAGGCAAGAAGAACATGGTGGTCAACAGTGTGGTCCGGCGCGGCAAGGCGCGCGCCAAGGGCGGCGTGGGCCGCAAGATCACGGGCGTCACCAAGCGGGTGCAGCGGGCCAACCTGCACAAGCGGACTATCCGCGAGGGCGGCGTGGTCAAGACCGTATGGCTGAGTGCCTCGGCGCTGCGCACCCTGGGCCGGGGGCTGGTGCGGGGCACCGAACTCGTATGA